One genomic region from Kamptonema formosum PCC 6407 encodes:
- a CDS encoding NADAR family protein translates to MTIYFYKVEEPYGCFSNFSPHSIYLNGQDWLTVEHYYQAQKFVGSVDEQLIYLIHASETPQQAAKLGREPSRQLRPDWEEVKTEIMREAVLTKFITHSDIQAILLSTGDRLIVEDSPTDYYWGCGCDRTGQNHLGKILMSVRLEISQRRDRGVLPQS, encoded by the coding sequence ATGACAATTTACTTTTATAAGGTAGAAGAGCCCTATGGCTGCTTTTCTAACTTTTCACCCCACAGCATTTACTTAAACGGTCAAGACTGGTTGACGGTAGAACACTATTATCAAGCACAAAAATTTGTTGGTAGTGTAGATGAACAATTAATTTATCTGATTCACGCCTCAGAAACGCCCCAGCAAGCAGCCAAGTTAGGGCGCGAACCCAGCCGACAACTTCGCCCCGACTGGGAAGAAGTGAAAACTGAAATTATGCGAGAGGCCGTTTTAACAAAGTTTATCACCCACAGCGATATCCAAGCTATTCTGCTGTCTACAGGCGATCGCCTAATTGTTGAGGATTCACCCACAGATTACTACTGGGGCTGTGGCTGCGATCGTACTGGCCAAAACCATTTGGGCAAAATACTGATGAGCGTTCGCTTAGAAATCTCCCAACGCCGCGATCGCGGTGTACTACCCCAATCCTAA